In one window of Ovis aries strain OAR_USU_Benz2616 breed Rambouillet chromosome 5, ARS-UI_Ramb_v3.0, whole genome shotgun sequence DNA:
- the LOC114114914 gene encoding small ribosomal subunit protein eS25-like produces the protein MPPKDDKKKKDAGKLAKKDKDPVNKSRGKAKKKKWSKGKVRDKLNNLVLFDKATYDKLCKEVPNYKLITPAVVSERLKIRGSLARAALQELLSKGLIKLVSKHRAQVIYTRNTKGGDAPAAGEDA, from the coding sequence ATGCCGCCCAAGGACgacaagaagaagaaagatgcCGGAAAGTTGGCCAAGAAAGACAAAGATCCAGTGAACAAATCTAGGGGCAAGGCCAAAAAGAAGAAGTGGTCCAAAGGCAAAGTTCGGGACAAGCTCAATAACCTAGTCTTGTTTGACAAAGCAACATATGACAAACTCTGTAAAGAAGTTCCCAACTATAAGCTTATAACTCCAGCTGTGGTCTCTGAGAGACTGAAGATTCGTGGTTCCCTGGCCAGAGCAGCCCTTCAGGAACTCCTTAGTAAAGGACTTATTAAACTGGTTTCGAAGCACAGAGCTCAAGTGATTTACACCAGAAACACCAAGGGTGGAGATGCCCCAGCTGCTGGTGAAGATGCATGA